A section of the Delphinus delphis chromosome 1, mDelDel1.2, whole genome shotgun sequence genome encodes:
- the KCNJ10 gene encoding ATP-sensitive inward rectifier potassium channel 10, whose amino-acid sequence MTSVAKVYYSQTTQTESRPLMGPGIRRRRVLTKDGRSNVRMEHIADKRFLYLKDLWTTFIDMQWRYKLLLFSATFAGTWFLFGVVWYLVAVAHGDLLELGPPANHTPCVVQVHTLTGAFLFSLESQTTIGYGFRYISEECPLAIVLLIAQLVLTTILEIFITGTFLAKIARPKKRAETIRFSQHAVVAAHNGKPCLMIRVANMRKSLLIGCQVTGKLLQTHQTKEGENIRLNQVNVTFQVDTASDSPFLILPLTFYHVVDETSPLKDLPLRSGEGDFELVLILSGTVESTSATCQVRTSYLPEEILWGYEFTPAISLSASGKYIADFSLFDQVVKVASPSGLRDTSVRYRDPEKLKLEESLREQDEKEGSAISVRISNV is encoded by the coding sequence ATGACGTCGGTTGCCAAGGTGTATTACAGCCAAACCACTCAGACAGAAAGCCGGCCCCTAATGGGCCCAGGGATACGACGGAGGAGAGTCCTGACAAAAGATGGCCGCAGCAATGTGAGAATGGAGCACATTGCTGACAAGCGCTTCCTCTACCTCAAGGACCTGTGGACAACCTTCATTGACATGCAGTGGCGCTACAAGCTTCTGCTTTTCTCTGCAACCTTTGCAGGCACCTGGTTCCTCTTTGGTGTGGTGTGGTATCTGGTAGCTGTAGCCCATGGGGACCTGCTGGAGCTGGGACCCCCAGCCAACCATACCCCCTGTGTGGTACAGGTGCACACGCTCACCGGggccttcctcttctcccttgaGTCCCAGACCACCATTGGCTATGGCTTCCGCTACATCAGTGAGGAGTGCCCACTGGCCATCGTGCTTCTTATTGCCCAGCTGGTGCTCACCACCATCCTGGAAATTTTCATCACGGGTACCTTCCTGGCAAAGATTGCCCGGCCCAAGAAGCGGGCGGAGACCATCCGTTTCAGCCAGCATGCGGTTGTAGCTGCACACAATGGAAAGCCCTGTCTTATGATCCGAGTCGCCAACATGCGTAAGAGCCTCCTCATTGGCTGCCAGGTGACAGGCAAGCTGCTTCAGACCCACCAGACAAAGGAGGGTGAGAACATCCGGCTCAACCAGGTCAATGTGACTTTCCAAGTGGACACGGCTTCTGACAGCCCCTTCCTCATCCTGCCCCTTACCTTCTACCACGTGGTGGATGAGACCAGTCCCTTGAAAGACCTGCCCCTCCGCAGTGGGGAGGGTGACTTCGAGCTGGTGCTGATCCTAAGTGGGACAGTGGAATCCACCAGCGCCACCTGCCAGGTGCGCACTTCCTATCTGCCGGAGGAGATCCTTTGGGGCTACGAGTTCACACCCGCCATCTCGCTGTCAGCCAGTGGCAAATACATAGCAGACTTTAGCCTTTTTGACCAAGTTGTGAAAGTAGCCTCTCCGAGTGGCCTCCGCGACACCAGTGTACGCTACAGAGACCCTGAAAAGCTCAAGTTGGAGGAGTCATTAAGGGAGCAGGATGAGAAGGAGGGCAGTGCCATTAGTGTGCGCATCAGCAATGTCTGA